A portion of the Gossypium arboreum isolate Shixiya-1 chromosome 8, ASM2569848v2, whole genome shotgun sequence genome contains these proteins:
- the LOC108468605 gene encoding uncharacterized protein LOC108468605: MEYHPGKANVMADTLSRRAMTDLRAKFARLSFFDDDSLLAELQVKPTWVDQIRAKQLRDESLVSRFRQIEDGETFDFELNNDGVLCFKGQICVSNDVHLRQLIMREAHSSLYPMHPDENKMHKDNRELY, translated from the coding sequence ATGGAGTACCATCCCGGTAAGGCCAACGTTATGGCTGATACTCTTAGTCGTAGAGCGATGACTGATTTGAGAGCAAAGTTTGCCCGTTTGAGTTTTTTTGATGATGATAGTCTATTGGCTGAGTTGCAGGTTAAACCAACTTGGGTTGATCAGATTCGAGCTAAACAATTGAGAGATGAGTCTTTAGTTTCTCGTTTTCGTCAAATTGAGGATGGTGAGACTTTTGATTTTGAATTAAACAACGATGGGGTTCTGTGTTTCAAGGGTCAGATCTGTGTGTCTAATGATGTTCATTTGAGGCAATTGATTATGCGGGAAGCGCATAGTAGCCTTTATCCTATGCATCCCGATGAGAATAAGATGCATAAAGATAACCGAGAATTATACTAG